From a region of the Salinispira pacifica genome:
- a CDS encoding GNAT family N-acetyltransferase produces the protein MNQSANLSSELVDQIIFGMENQEHSYFLDLDSLEIISDSEFNPDHDPEENSGDLVPIPDWESVDGYNLMEGFVAGLKNPLAREQLRRILQSGRGVFRQFKNALKELPEVEKLWFAYKDREMKRHVLEWFNTVRESRGLEALKAEIPETEDLVLSDFEIHEVEEAQELQQASDLDKAAFSLVFTDPKEAAYWYSFRRDHLPSPESADEGCLVLGVYNPGAELCGFLWALHDEISPNKVVAHILQLYVDPGYRGLGIAGTLLEHYLHECASDDVRQVHFENWAGVGFLGPMLERHGFRELSTIYTAFPDPV, from the coding sequence ATGAACCAAAGCGCCAATCTCAGCAGCGAACTGGTAGATCAGATTATCTTCGGAATGGAAAATCAGGAACACAGCTATTTCCTGGATCTGGACAGCCTGGAGATTATCAGCGACAGCGAATTTAATCCGGATCATGACCCGGAAGAAAACAGCGGAGATCTGGTTCCCATACCCGATTGGGAGTCCGTGGACGGCTACAACCTGATGGAAGGGTTTGTGGCAGGCTTGAAAAACCCCCTGGCCCGGGAGCAGCTGCGCCGGATTCTCCAAAGCGGCAGGGGGGTGTTCAGACAGTTTAAAAACGCATTGAAGGAACTTCCTGAGGTTGAAAAGCTGTGGTTTGCCTACAAGGACCGTGAAATGAAGCGGCATGTTCTTGAATGGTTCAACACCGTTCGCGAAAGCCGCGGTCTGGAGGCATTAAAGGCGGAAATTCCTGAAACCGAGGATCTGGTCCTCAGCGATTTCGAAATTCATGAGGTGGAGGAGGCTCAGGAGCTGCAGCAGGCCTCCGATTTGGATAAGGCTGCATTCTCTCTGGTATTTACCGACCCCAAAGAAGCCGCATACTGGTACAGTTTTCGGCGGGATCACCTGCCGTCTCCGGAAAGCGCGGATGAGGGGTGTCTGGTTCTGGGGGTGTATAACCCCGGAGCTGAGCTGTGCGGTTTTCTGTGGGCGCTTCATGATGAGATTTCCCCGAACAAGGTGGTTGCACACATTCTGCAGTTGTATGTTGACCCCGGATACCGGGGCCTGGGGATTGCCGGTACTCTCTTGGAGCATTATCTGCATGAATGTGCTTCGGATGACGTGCGCCAGGTGCATTTCGAGAACTGGGCGGGAGTGGGGTTTCTCGGTCCCATGCTGGAACGGCATGGCTTCAGGGAACTCAGCACAATATATACTGCTTTTCCCGACCCCGTTTAA
- a CDS encoding 1-acyl-sn-glycerol-3-phosphate acyltransferase → MNTIKEKYGHIAKELIQNSIQTGHVDPDAIYQEANKSNRAILNKIVQDLLLPGSDIRNFAELLKLHNLAQEGKSCLILMEHYSNFDLPNLYYLLENKHSNGEDIGDSIIAMAGMKLNVESEFVRAFTEAYTRIVIYPSRSLTPLMGTAKYEEEKTKARKLNMAALHEMVRAKHSGKIILLFPSGTRYRPGNEDTRRGLAEVDSYIKGFDYVLPIAIAGNTLRVNAKGSMSEDFVHPDCMVFQAGDVREAKPWRAEIRKEAPQGENPKQFMADRVMEELAELHTQAQVYRKEQLPADYRED, encoded by the coding sequence ATGAACACCATTAAAGAAAAATACGGACATATTGCCAAAGAGCTTATACAAAACAGCATTCAGACAGGACATGTTGATCCAGATGCCATTTATCAGGAAGCAAACAAATCCAACAGAGCCATCCTCAACAAAATAGTGCAGGATCTGCTCCTGCCCGGCAGTGACATCAGAAATTTCGCAGAGCTGCTTAAACTGCACAATCTGGCACAGGAAGGCAAGTCATGCCTCATCCTCATGGAGCATTACAGCAACTTTGACCTCCCCAACCTCTATTATCTGCTGGAGAATAAGCACAGCAACGGCGAGGATATCGGCGACAGCATTATTGCCATGGCTGGTATGAAGCTGAATGTGGAGAGCGAATTCGTGAGAGCGTTCACCGAAGCATACACCCGGATTGTGATTTATCCCTCCAGAAGTCTCACCCCCCTTATGGGCACGGCGAAGTACGAAGAGGAAAAAACCAAAGCCCGGAAACTGAACATGGCAGCCCTTCATGAGATGGTAAGGGCCAAACATTCGGGGAAAATTATTCTGCTTTTTCCCTCGGGGACCCGCTACCGTCCGGGAAACGAAGATACCCGCCGGGGACTTGCGGAGGTGGACTCGTATATTAAGGGTTTTGATTATGTTCTTCCCATAGCCATAGCCGGCAACACCCTGAGGGTGAATGCAAAGGGCAGCATGAGCGAAGATTTCGTCCATCCTGACTGCATGGTATTTCAGGCCGGAGATGTCAGGGAAGCAAAACCCTGGCGGGCCGAGATCCGGAAGGAAGCGCCCCAGGGGGAAAATCCCAAGCAGTTTATGGCGGACCGGGTAATGGAGGAACTTGCGGAGCTGCATACCCAAGCCCAGGTTTATCGGAAGGAACAGCTGCCGGCGGATTACCGGGAAGATTAA
- a CDS encoding HAD-IA family hydrolase encodes MTGAYIPISPSTPDRVSPHHSIPEILLFDVDNTIYPASSPMSSEISRRITLFVSEFLGVDIDEAGDLRRSGFLQYGTTLKWLEREKNFQDIESYLDVVHPPDVERFLPELPELKEMLRQLPMDKYILTNSTMEHSMRILEFYGIADCFRGIFDIRGNGMEGKPHQSAYARVLHAVGKNPGDILFMDDVHGYLDGFSSLGGRCLLIDQQMSHPAPLHPRIPGILDLPAFLFPSE; translated from the coding sequence TTGACGGGAGCGTATATTCCTATTTCTCCATCGACTCCTGACCGGGTATCACCCCATCACAGCATTCCGGAAATTCTTCTCTTTGACGTGGACAATACCATCTATCCCGCAAGCAGCCCCATGTCCTCGGAAATTTCCCGGCGGATAACCCTTTTTGTCTCGGAGTTTTTGGGGGTTGATATTGATGAAGCCGGCGACCTCAGACGCAGTGGATTTCTACAATACGGCACAACCCTGAAATGGCTGGAACGGGAGAAAAACTTTCAGGATATCGAGAGCTACCTGGATGTCGTCCACCCCCCTGATGTGGAACGGTTTTTACCCGAATTACCGGAATTGAAAGAGATGCTACGGCAGCTTCCCATGGATAAGTATATTCTGACCAATTCAACCATGGAGCACAGCATGCGGATTCTTGAGTTTTACGGAATTGCAGACTGTTTCCGGGGAATTTTCGATATCCGGGGAAACGGGATGGAGGGGAAACCCCACCAATCGGCGTATGCCCGGGTTCTGCATGCGGTGGGAAAAAACCCCGGGGATATCTTATTCATGGATGATGTTCATGGATATCTGGACGGATTCAGCAGTCTGGGCGGCCGCTGCCTTCTCATTGATCAGCAAATGAGCCACCCTGCCCCCCTTCACCCCAGAATTCCCGGGATTCTTGATCTCCCGGCTTTTCTTTTCCCGTCTGAATGA
- a CDS encoding glycogen-binding domain-containing protein codes for MKKSIIGISLIICMQFFGNVHADDLARHLFIAGLDEAQAPVYHSPSDSLVFTYENNLQRHQPRYVGVAFEHEQFSRIHEMQYFDTRNAQGELESRVYFLFLQVDREIEDLESIRYRYVIDGIWTEDPRNPESRRKLSGRKISVVQLPEQRQIRPRSPVVLEASSGRSRVVRFIYKGEPGQSIYLAGSFNNWDPFMYRLEEHPRDPGNYEIELRLLPGEYHYSYYYKGRAIQDPLNIQSSYDIDGSVYSYFSIDS; via the coding sequence ATGAAAAAGTCGATCATAGGCATCTCATTAATTATATGCATGCAATTTTTCGGCAATGTCCATGCCGATGATCTGGCCAGGCACCTGTTTATTGCCGGTCTGGATGAGGCTCAGGCGCCGGTATATCACAGTCCCTCGGATTCGCTGGTATTCACATATGAGAATAATCTTCAGCGCCATCAGCCCCGCTATGTGGGGGTGGCCTTCGAACATGAACAGTTTTCACGGATTCATGAGATGCAGTATTTTGATACACGAAATGCACAGGGCGAACTGGAAAGCAGAGTATATTTTCTCTTTCTCCAGGTGGACCGGGAAATCGAAGATCTGGAGAGCATCCGCTACCGTTATGTGATCGACGGAATCTGGACAGAAGACCCCCGGAACCCCGAATCCCGCCGGAAACTCAGCGGGCGAAAAATTTCTGTGGTGCAGCTGCCGGAGCAACGGCAGATACGACCCCGGAGTCCTGTGGTTCTGGAAGCCTCTTCCGGCAGATCCAGGGTGGTTCGCTTCATTTACAAAGGGGAACCCGGACAATCGATCTATCTGGCCGGCAGTTTTAATAACTGGGATCCGTTTATGTACCGCCTGGAAGAACATCCCCGGGATCCGGGGAATTACGAGATTGAACTGCGCCTGCTTCCCGGTGAATACCATTACAGCTATTATTACAAAGGACGGGCCATACAGGATCCGTTGAATATTCAGTCCAGCTACGATATTGACGGGAGCGTATATTCCTATTTCTCCATCGACTCCTGA
- the flcA gene encoding periplasmic flagellar collar protein FlcA — MDSLEQFNETLIQTGNEPEVARQRGEEVEAVTPPSPDEFPSATAGEAAAAGADDFFSNLSESLAGDEGEEAPDGLAPPEDDFLSELGLEDEEPPLPEFPGEEVPDEESLFEAEQPAESPASLEPQPPVEDEAEVQAAGQAPETDQEIALGGSDDLDAELDNLENQLAELDAETGMPEEADQFSADFDEGFEDFDAISEEDISSDFAEEPEDLDAEDLTADEEDPGEVEDFEDFQEPEDVFGGDFGLDEETPSDLSSESEEDLSSDFSDELPDDFDEDFAGDFSEPNIEDDLADLSEEAPSASVPDEEEDAGIPEESEDFQFDDSQFGEGQFEEGQFDTGDEFPEISPDADFGDFDTSGSEFEDLSAADAGTGETEPSPAAEDFSAGLEDFSDFDEDFDASDFGDEFSMGDFGAEFGIMEDEGTEESFAQPEEEGPEAASGEGPEEALEEASLEDEAQGYQISEKEFQALKENLAQLPLNLKIEAADVVTSGEYPFDQVKKVIDALKEGTPPRDLARIVGKITGKKIEIPKGYTKLSGKAFAEEQDSFAYRFRMNIWPVLRLMLAGTAMLGALLFLGYRYVYQPLYARGLYEQGLENIALQEYERGNRLFTQAYDVWPVNTRYLDYARAFRDERQFALAREKYETLLSPGVEPLNRNAILEYAGFSTRQLRDYETSLEYLNRLIEEDVWDYDARLGRGDTYLEWGIQLPPGEARDERFENARFEYASLMQEYGQRDELLFRMLRYFIHTNRVEEALNLKDLFLSDENATIEPRGMAELGGFLLDLVQGKLGQVENFGEQDAVQSYIDSLKGESSRENLLNDSIRVLNKAMAVDDQIADIHYHRARYSRITGDFQDEITALTNARELYEETRKERPLTRREIAREIDTHIREGENLYRLEELISSETRLREAADLYETALDARKVEPHPDFGRLYARLGDIYYYHANDYSSAQARYEQARNNEYASLGTPGENFRARQDIAYKMGFIHYFRANELRDEDQGDVEDRQELLDEAISEFNNAMGAVPTANLNLLYARANTQYQRENFNDAAGMYRILLDELTAERASISTFLLEEDDRHKALIDFQVRANNNLGVTLYELYRQGGERSRDFLAQSQLFLSRSTELAENLVRDEETAVRADTKPLAFLNLNQVLAPEGEAAVQINPDIRKDLETPTF; from the coding sequence ATGGATTCTCTTGAACAGTTTAACGAGACACTCATCCAGACAGGAAACGAGCCTGAGGTCGCCCGGCAGAGGGGCGAGGAGGTTGAGGCGGTAACCCCGCCTTCGCCGGATGAATTTCCCTCGGCTACGGCGGGAGAGGCAGCTGCGGCGGGTGCCGATGATTTTTTCTCAAATCTGAGTGAAAGCCTTGCCGGCGATGAAGGGGAGGAGGCTCCCGACGGACTTGCTCCTCCCGAAGATGACTTTCTCAGTGAACTGGGCCTTGAGGATGAAGAGCCCCCGCTTCCGGAGTTCCCAGGTGAAGAGGTTCCGGACGAAGAATCCCTGTTTGAAGCAGAACAGCCGGCGGAATCCCCGGCTTCCCTGGAGCCACAGCCCCCCGTGGAAGATGAGGCGGAAGTTCAGGCGGCCGGTCAGGCTCCGGAGACAGATCAGGAAATTGCCCTGGGAGGCAGTGACGATCTGGATGCCGAACTGGACAACCTTGAAAATCAGCTTGCAGAACTGGACGCAGAAACGGGCATGCCCGAAGAGGCCGATCAGTTCAGTGCGGATTTTGATGAAGGGTTTGAGGATTTCGATGCCATATCGGAAGAAGATATCTCTTCAGATTTTGCCGAAGAGCCGGAAGATCTGGATGCCGAAGATCTGACTGCAGACGAAGAAGATCCGGGAGAGGTTGAAGATTTCGAGGACTTCCAGGAGCCCGAAGATGTTTTCGGCGGCGATTTCGGCCTTGATGAGGAGACGCCCTCGGATCTGTCTTCAGAATCCGAAGAAGACCTTTCCTCTGATTTCTCTGATGAACTCCCGGATGATTTTGATGAGGATTTTGCCGGAGATTTTTCGGAACCCAATATTGAAGATGATCTTGCGGATCTGAGCGAAGAAGCTCCTTCGGCGTCTGTACCGGATGAAGAGGAAGACGCCGGGATTCCGGAAGAATCTGAAGACTTCCAGTTTGATGACAGTCAATTTGGTGAAGGCCAATTTGAAGAAGGCCAGTTCGATACGGGAGATGAATTTCCTGAGATCTCCCCGGATGCGGATTTCGGAGATTTCGATACCTCCGGGTCGGAATTTGAGGATCTGTCAGCTGCTGATGCCGGAACCGGTGAAACCGAACCTTCTCCAGCTGCAGAGGATTTTTCCGCCGGACTGGAAGATTTCAGCGATTTTGATGAAGATTTCGACGCATCAGATTTCGGCGACGAGTTCAGCATGGGGGATTTCGGTGCTGAGTTCGGAATTATGGAAGACGAAGGCACTGAGGAAAGCTTTGCCCAGCCCGAAGAGGAAGGTCCGGAAGCCGCCTCAGGTGAAGGACCGGAAGAAGCTCTTGAGGAAGCCTCCCTGGAGGACGAAGCCCAGGGCTACCAGATAAGCGAAAAAGAATTTCAGGCCCTGAAAGAAAATCTTGCCCAGCTGCCCCTGAACCTGAAAATAGAAGCAGCCGACGTAGTCACCTCCGGTGAATATCCCTTTGATCAGGTCAAAAAAGTAATTGATGCTCTGAAAGAGGGCACCCCTCCCCGGGATCTTGCCCGGATCGTGGGGAAAATCACCGGGAAAAAAATAGAAATACCCAAGGGATACACCAAGCTCAGCGGGAAAGCCTTTGCCGAGGAGCAGGACAGCTTTGCGTACCGCTTCCGGATGAACATCTGGCCGGTGCTCCGGCTGATGCTTGCGGGTACGGCAATGCTTGGAGCCCTGCTGTTTCTCGGGTACCGCTATGTGTACCAGCCCCTGTATGCCCGGGGCCTGTATGAGCAGGGGCTGGAAAATATTGCACTGCAGGAATATGAACGGGGCAACCGGCTGTTCACCCAGGCATATGACGTATGGCCGGTGAACACCCGGTATCTCGATTATGCCCGGGCCTTCAGGGATGAGCGGCAGTTCGCCCTTGCCAGGGAAAAGTACGAAACCCTTCTCAGCCCCGGGGTCGAGCCCCTGAACCGGAATGCGATTCTTGAATACGCCGGCTTCAGCACCCGGCAGCTCAGGGATTACGAGACTTCTCTGGAGTATCTCAACCGCCTTATTGAAGAGGATGTGTGGGACTATGACGCGCGCCTGGGACGGGGAGACACCTATCTGGAGTGGGGTATTCAGCTGCCTCCGGGGGAAGCCCGGGATGAACGCTTTGAAAATGCCCGTTTTGAATACGCCAGCCTTATGCAGGAATATGGTCAGCGGGACGAACTGCTGTTCCGGATGCTCAGGTATTTTATCCACACCAACAGGGTTGAAGAAGCACTGAATCTGAAGGACCTCTTTCTCAGCGATGAAAACGCCACCATAGAGCCCCGGGGAATGGCGGAGCTGGGCGGTTTTCTCCTGGATCTGGTTCAGGGCAAGCTGGGCCAGGTTGAGAATTTCGGTGAACAGGATGCTGTCCAAAGCTATATCGACAGCCTGAAAGGGGAATCGTCCAGGGAGAACCTGCTGAATGATTCCATCCGTGTGTTGAACAAGGCCATGGCCGTTGATGATCAAATTGCGGACATCCATTATCACCGTGCCAGATATTCCAGAATCACCGGTGACTTTCAGGACGAGATTACCGCCCTGACCAATGCCAGGGAGCTGTATGAGGAAACCCGGAAAGAACGTCCCCTCACCCGAAGGGAAATTGCCAGGGAGATTGATACCCATATTCGTGAGGGCGAAAACCTCTACCGGCTGGAGGAGCTGATCAGCTCCGAGACCCGGCTGCGGGAAGCTGCTGACCTGTACGAAACCGCCCTGGACGCCCGGAAAGTGGAGCCTCACCCCGATTTCGGAAGACTGTACGCCCGGCTTGGAGATATCTATTATTATCATGCCAATGATTACTCAAGCGCCCAGGCCCGGTATGAACAGGCCAGAAACAACGAATACGCCAGCCTGGGGACCCCGGGGGAAAACTTCCGGGCACGGCAGGATATTGCGTATAAAATGGGTTTTATCCACTATTTCCGCGCCAATGAGCTGAGGGATGAGGATCAGGGTGATGTTGAGGACCGTCAGGAACTGCTGGACGAAGCCATTTCGGAGTTCAACAATGCCATGGGGGCCGTCCCCACCGCAAACCTGAACCTTCTCTATGCCCGTGCCAACACCCAGTATCAGCGAGAAAACTTCAATGATGCCGCCGGCATGTACCGGATCCTTCTTGATGAGCTCACTGCGGAGCGGGCAAGCATATCAACCTTCCTGCTGGAAGAGGATGACCGGCATAAGGCGCTGATCGACTTCCAGGTGAGGGCGAATAATAATCTGGGGGTGACCCTGTATGAGCTCTACCGCCAGGGAGGCGAACGTTCCAGGGACTTCCTTGCCCAGAGCCAGCTGTTCCTCAGCCGTTCCACCGAGCTTGCGGAAAATCTTGTCCGGGACGAGGAAACCGCCGTAAGAGCCGACACCAAACCGCTGGCCTTTCTCAACCTGAATCAGGTATTGGCCCCTGAAGGGGAGGCTGCGGTGCAGATTAACCCGGATATACGCAAAGACCTTGAAACGCCGACCTTTTAG
- a CDS encoding SO_0444 family Cu/Zn efflux transporter, with translation MDSSIFLDITRIAGDFLNEVISLFFQMAPYLLLGFTVAGILSVTLKRSMVARHVGSPGFSSVVKAALLGVPLPLCSCAVVPTAGYLRQAGASKPSLLSFLISTPQTGVDSVIATYGMMGPVFAVLRPVIALFTGIAGGVSSMFFSRSENAAAAEASDGGAADPGASPAETEEAKEEREAKEERETEERGKGSEPAAKGLSIPRAAGRAFHYAYIESIDDIALHFLLGLGVAGLISLLIPDGFLEGSLIADGLPGMLLMVLIGIPMYICSTSSIPVAVALMAAGISPGAAYVFLVAGPATNAATLAVLKRMLGFRSVLLYLGTIIIGALLFGPLVNLVFAAGGWEPVLSSAAGEAHGNGLLEYISGGALALMIGAFFYRTLRSRLGRRNTGPGNGAENTSQADRIVAGDGPDSREDGGFRISMNIEGMTCAHCASTVRQALESVEGTRSVSVDLKNGTARVHGHADENALASAVKAQGYLVK, from the coding sequence ATGGATTCTTCAATTTTCTTAGATATAACCCGGATTGCCGGGGATTTTTTGAACGAGGTGATTTCACTCTTTTTTCAGATGGCACCCTATCTTCTGCTGGGCTTCACAGTGGCGGGCATTCTCAGTGTAACCTTGAAACGAAGCATGGTGGCCCGTCATGTTGGATCGCCGGGTTTTTCCTCGGTGGTGAAGGCAGCCTTGTTGGGCGTACCTCTGCCCCTGTGCTCCTGCGCCGTGGTCCCCACAGCGGGATATCTGAGGCAGGCCGGGGCATCCAAGCCCTCGCTGCTGTCATTCCTGATCTCCACCCCCCAGACCGGGGTGGATTCGGTGATTGCCACCTACGGCATGATGGGTCCGGTCTTTGCCGTTCTCAGACCGGTGATCGCCCTGTTCACCGGAATTGCCGGCGGCGTCAGCTCCATGTTTTTTTCTCGTTCCGAAAATGCAGCCGCCGCTGAAGCATCTGATGGCGGTGCTGCCGACCCAGGCGCATCCCCGGCAGAGACGGAAGAGGCGAAAGAGGAGAGAGAGGCGAAAGAGGAGAGAGAGACAGAAGAGCGGGGAAAAGGTTCAGAGCCGGCCGCCAAGGGACTCAGCATTCCCCGGGCCGCAGGGCGGGCGTTTCACTATGCATATATCGAATCCATAGATGACATTGCCCTTCATTTTCTGTTAGGTCTTGGAGTTGCCGGCCTGATATCGCTGCTGATCCCCGACGGATTTCTGGAGGGTTCGCTCATCGCCGACGGGCTGCCGGGTATGCTCCTGATGGTGCTCATAGGCATTCCGATGTATATTTGCTCAACTTCAAGCATTCCGGTGGCCGTGGCTCTGATGGCGGCGGGGATCAGCCCCGGTGCGGCCTATGTGTTTCTGGTTGCCGGGCCTGCCACCAACGCCGCCACCCTGGCTGTGCTCAAGAGAATGCTCGGGTTCCGCAGTGTTCTTCTGTATTTGGGTACCATCATTATCGGTGCGCTGCTCTTCGGACCTCTGGTGAATCTGGTGTTCGCCGCCGGGGGCTGGGAGCCGGTTTTATCCTCAGCGGCGGGAGAGGCTCACGGAAACGGTCTTCTTGAATACATCAGCGGCGGGGCACTGGCGTTGATGATCGGTGCGTTTTTCTATCGGACTCTGCGGTCCAGGCTGGGCCGCCGGAATACGGGGCCGGGTAATGGAGCAGAGAATACTTCCCAGGCTGACCGGATCGTAGCGGGTGACGGCCCGGATTCCCGGGAAGACGGCGGTTTCAGGATATCAATGAATATTGAAGGGATGACCTGTGCCCATTGTGCCTCCACCGTCCGGCAGGCGCTGGAATCTGTGGAGGGTACCCGGAGTGTATCTGTGGATCTGAAAAACGGCACCGCCCGGGTTCACGGCCATGCAGATGAAAACGCTCTTGCATCGGCTGTGAAAGCCCAGGGCTACCTGGTGAAATAG
- the ilvE gene encoding branched-chain-amino-acid transaminase produces MAAGFTLALYPWTYNSQFAEDGSWKEQFVEKPHKSPGEEAAMNAAAHKELMGSRNSFPELPMVNYTSQYGIGCFEGLKAFPQKDGSLKLFRPDLNALRFRESMEGLKMPGFPEEKFLAAVREIVKRNENLGFRPEYQNEWEKDNFLHANSIYIRPFSWTEGGIGLNLSSHPYVVIITTPVGSYFDPDASSKAITTDRVRATDHGTGWIKCNANYVIPTLAKKEAMAQGYMEAIFLDYKEQKYIEEGSSCNAFFLLKDGSLVTPALENRILNGINRRSVMQLAKDEGVKVEERRISIDEVLSEAVECFVTGTAAGVSYIESVTHQGKTAVFNNGKIGEFTANMLHTLKGIQYGAEKDRHGWMFEV; encoded by the coding sequence ATGGCAGCCGGTTTTACCCTCGCCCTGTATCCCTGGACGTACAATTCCCAATTTGCCGAAGACGGCAGCTGGAAAGAACAATTCGTGGAAAAACCCCACAAATCCCCCGGCGAAGAAGCAGCTATGAACGCTGCCGCCCACAAAGAGCTGATGGGCAGCCGGAACAGCTTTCCGGAACTTCCCATGGTGAACTACACCAGCCAGTACGGAATCGGCTGTTTCGAGGGACTGAAAGCGTTTCCCCAGAAGGACGGAAGCCTGAAACTGTTCCGTCCCGATCTGAATGCCCTGCGCTTCCGGGAATCCATGGAGGGCTTGAAAATGCCCGGCTTTCCGGAAGAAAAGTTTCTTGCCGCAGTGCGGGAAATCGTGAAACGGAACGAAAATCTGGGGTTCCGCCCGGAGTATCAGAATGAATGGGAAAAGGACAACTTTCTCCACGCCAACTCCATTTATATCAGACCGTTCAGCTGGACCGAAGGCGGTATCGGCCTGAACCTCAGCAGCCACCCCTATGTGGTGATTATCACCACTCCGGTGGGCTCCTATTTCGACCCCGACGCCTCAAGCAAGGCAATCACCACCGACCGGGTCCGCGCCACCGACCACGGCACCGGCTGGATCAAGTGCAACGCCAATTACGTCATTCCCACCCTGGCAAAAAAAGAAGCCATGGCACAGGGCTACATGGAGGCCATCTTCCTTGATTACAAAGAACAGAAATATATTGAGGAAGGCTCAAGCTGCAACGCCTTTTTCCTTCTCAAAGACGGAAGCCTGGTTACCCCCGCCCTGGAGAACCGCATTCTCAACGGAATTAACCGCCGAAGCGTCATGCAGCTTGCCAAAGATGAAGGGGTGAAGGTAGAGGAGCGGAGGATCAGCATTGACGAGGTGCTTTCCGAAGCCGTGGAATGCTTTGTAACCGGCACGGCTGCCGGAGTGAGCTATATTGAATCGGTCACCCATCAGGGGAAAACCGCCGTGTTCAACAACGGAAAAATCGGAGAGTTCACCGCCAACATGCTTCACACACTCAAAGGAATTCAGTACGGCGCAGAAAAAGACCGCCACGGCTGGATGTTCGAAGTCTGA
- a CDS encoding single-stranded DNA-binding protein — MSANLNSVLLDGNLTRDPELRETSKGTSVCHFGLASNRYYEVNDEKVEEVSFFDVESWSKLAEACDKHLSKGRGIRVIGRLKQDRWQDKEGQNRSRVKVVADHIVFKPKISRNEASQADSEKEIENGKEYDLLEAEEREAAML; from the coding sequence ATGAGTGCAAATCTGAATTCGGTGCTGCTGGACGGAAATCTTACGAGAGATCCGGAGCTGCGGGAGACAAGCAAGGGTACGTCAGTATGTCACTTCGGTCTGGCATCGAACCGCTACTATGAAGTGAATGACGAGAAGGTGGAAGAGGTGAGCTTCTTTGATGTGGAAAGCTGGTCTAAACTTGCCGAGGCCTGCGACAAGCATTTGAGCAAGGGCCGGGGCATACGGGTGATCGGCCGGCTGAAACAGGACCGGTGGCAGGACAAGGAAGGCCAAAATCGGAGCAGAGTGAAGGTTGTTGCCGATCATATTGTTTTCAAACCCAAGATTTCCCGGAACGAGGCCTCCCAGGCGGACTCCGAAAAAGAGATTGAAAACGGCAAGGAATACGATCTCCTGGAAGCGGAGGAACGGGAAGCGGCCATGCTGTAA